A window of Scophthalmus maximus strain ysfricsl-2021 chromosome 10, ASM2237912v1, whole genome shotgun sequence contains these coding sequences:
- the lrit1a gene encoding leucine-rich repeat, immunoglobulin-like domain and transmembrane domain-containing protein 1a: protein MFLVLLLGLYVATGELVSPVSSCPSQCSCFYHNLSDGSKARSVICNDPEISLVPVGFPADTSKLRIEKTAIQRMPSEAFNYLSSLEFLWMSFNTLSALNPDSFRGLFNLEELRIDGNALTAFPWESIMDMPSLRLLDLHNNQLTSLPAEATTYIRNLTYLDLSSNNLLTLPAEVLSTWLVVKPAQGPESSKMILGLHDNPWVCDCRLYDLVQFQKSPTLSVAFIDTRLRCSAPESVSGVLFSDAELRRCQLPRIHTAVARVRSAVGNNVLLRCGTIGVPIPDLTWRRADGRALNGTVQQETSKEGITWSILSVPAVSFRDSGKYTCKATNYAGNAEAVISLIVSNSPKQEGNQTSNDKKAKAKKPNQMGKAAYQEKLVARYVVPTSTPSSLPALDPDLPPGLGPEPGLGSYSPADRATPGPATSSNPDALLDLEKTNLSNLAANTSSLQQDPDRVVRSVKVVGDTDNTISLNWRAPKAKNTTAFSVLYAVFGERDMRKINVGAGQNRVTIEGLVPRTKYIACVCVRGLIPRKEQCVIFSTDEAASATGTQRLINVIVITVACIIAVPLTVIVCCGALKRRIQKYWGKKSKDIQDSYVTFETLSPGTKAKGLEGEYLNRLNPEESNRLLSARSSLDSEATAKIEGQPNEYFC from the exons ATGTTCCTCGTTCTGCTCCTGGGGCTCTACGTGGCCACAGGTGAACTTGTCTCCCCGGTGAGCTCCTGCCCATCGCAGTGCAGCTGTTTTTACCACAACCTGAGCGACGGATCAAAGGCCAG GAGCGTGATTTGCAATGATCCCGAGATATCTCTGGTGCCTGTCGGGTTCCCTGCGGACACGTCCAAGCTGCGGATTGAGAAGACAGCCATCCAGCGGATGCCAAGCGAAGCCTTTAACTACCTCTCCAGTCTGGAATTCCTGTGGATGTCTTTCAACACCCTGTCCGCCTTGAACCCGGACAGCTTCCGGGGACTGTTCAACCTGGAAGAGCTTCGAATCGACGGGAACGCACTCACCGCCTTTCCCTGGGAATCTATCATGGACATGCCCAGCCTCAGGCTTCTCGATTTGCACAACAACCAGCTCACCTCGCTGCCCGCGGAGGCCACCACGTACATCAGGAACCTCACCTACCTGGATCTGTCCAGCAACAACCTGCTGACCCTGCCCGCAGAGGTGCTGTCCACCTGGCTGGTGGTGAAACCAGCGCAGGGGCCGGAGAGCTCCAAAATGATACTTG GTCTCCACGACAACCCCTGGGTGTGTGACTGTCGGCTCTACGACCTGGTCCAGTTCCAGAAGTCGCCGACTCTTTCGGTGGCATTCATCGACACGAGGCTCCGGTGTTCAGCCCCGGAGAGTGTGTCGGGGGTGCTGTTCAGCGATGCAGAGCTGCGCCGCTGTCAGCTCCCACGAATCCACACCGCGGTGGCACGGGTCCGCAGTGCCGTCGGGAACAATGTGCTGCTCCGTTGTGGCACCATTGGAGTCCCAATCCCGGACCTGACATGGCGCAGGGCCGATGGACGAGCCCTCAATGGAACGG TCCAGCAGGAAACCTCAAAGGAAGGAATCACCTGGTCCATCCTCAGTGTCCCGGCTGTGTCCTTTCGTGATTCAGGGAAATACACCTGCAAGGCCACTAACTACGCAGGGAATGCCGAGGCTGTTATTTCTCTCATCGTTTCTAACTCGCCAAAGCAAGAGGGGAACCAAACCAGCAATGACAAGAAAGCCAAGGCCAAGAAACCCAACCAGATGGGCAAAGCCGCCTACCAGGAGAAATTGGTGGCCAGATATGTGGTCCCAACCTCCACCCCATCCTCTCTGCCCGCCCTGGATCCTGACCTACCACCCGGGCTCGGTCCTGAACCTGGATTAGGCAGTTACAGCCCGGCTGACAGAGCAACACCAGGGCCTGCAACCTCCTCCAACCCAGATGCGCTGCTGGATCTGGAGAAGACAAACCTAAGCAACTTGGCGGCCAACACCTCGTCGCTGCAGCAGGACCCGGACAGGGTGGTCCGCTCAGTAAAGGTAGTGGGGGACACAGACAATACGATTTCCCTTAACTGGAGAGCCCCTAAAGCTAAGAACACGACAGCATTCAGTGTGCTGTACGCTGTTTTCGGAGAGAGGGACATGAGGAAGATCAATGTTGGGGCGGGACAGAACCGTGTAACCATCGAAGGGCTGGTGCCCAGGACCAAGTacattgcctgtgtgtgtgtgagggggctGATCCCCAGGAAGGAGCAGTGTGTGATATTTTCCACTGATGAAGCAGCCAGTGCCACTGGCACCCAGAGGCTGATTAACGTGATTGTGATCACAGTGGCCTGTATCATCGCGGTCCCGCTCACTGTCATCGTGTGCTGCGGGGCGCTGAAGAGGCGCATTCAGAAGTACTGGGGGAAGAAGTCCAAGGACATCCAAGATTCATATGTGACATTTGAAACCCTGTCACCCGGCACAAAGGCCAAAGGGCTGGAGGGCGAGTACTTGAACAGACTGAACCCAGAGGAGTCCAACAGGCTACTGTCAGCTCGCTCCAGCCTGGATTCTGAGGCCACGGCCAAGATAGAGGGACAGCCCAACGAGTACTTCTGCTGA
- the lrit2 gene encoding leucine-rich repeat, immunoglobulin-like domain and transmembrane domain-containing protein 2, with amino-acid sequence MDTICSLLVIVLFHTQVHATYSQCLRGCSCEDHHGRSLTCMEESAFGAIPKNLPADMTKIRIEKSHFTEIPRGAFSNTPSLENLWLNFNDITVINSRGLEGLGNLTELRLQGNKLRSVPWTAFEDTPALKILDLKRNQLDVLPEHALKFLPGLTYLDLSFNRLTVISREVFQNWPLYQKLQTTEEREARAFGSNVVLALHDNAWLCDCRLKGFVEFTRSLGPPIILMNSYLTCSGPDFKAGKFFHEVELQACMKPAVSSPSSNISLPQGANLTLRCLAKARPDPAVWWTYGLKIIRGFRESQERVDEDTVRSLLVIPSLHGADRGIYTCTAVNFIGNSSVSILLEVHSADGSHSSSYPGFPAATGAGDENVYIDIRIAKQTVRGISIEWYAALDRPAETWFTIHFGRADDDKKEMIYIGPGIHTYSVSDLMPATKYEICVTLKNQTPRAGQCILFVTGSDITEMEQREKLIHIIVIVLAMVLAVPIGMFACTTDTRFTCLEGVMKFWKDRRRERSSPEVVRERQGTFDSLQAASDEGLVNKDSSEDRKVRRRSDDRGLKGKADHSRLTAELY; translated from the exons ATGGACACAATTTGTTCCCTGCTAGTTATAGTTTTGTTTCACACCCAGGTGCATGCAACTTATTCCCAATGTTTACGCGGGTGCAGCTGTGAGGACCACCATGGAAG GTCGCTCACATGCATGGAGGAGAGCGCGTTCGGGGCCATACCAAAGAACCTTCCAGCTGATATGACCAAAATACGCATAGAGAAATCCCACTTTACCGAAATACCCAGAGGGGCTTTCTCAAACACGCCCTCCCTGGAGAACCTGTGGTTGAACTTCAATGACATCACGGTGATAAACTCCAGAGGCCTGGAGGGCTTGGGCAACTTGACCGAGCTCCGGCTGCAGGGGAACAAGCTGCGTTCAGTACCATGGACAGCGTTCGAGGACACGCCGGCTCTCAAGATCCTGGACCTGAAGCGCAACCAGCTGGACGTCCTGCCCGAGCATGCGTTAAAATTTTTGCCAGGTCTGACTTACTTAGACTTATCCTTCAATCGGCTTACGGTCATATCAAGGGAGGTCTTCCAAAATTGGCCTCTTTACCAAAAGCTGCAGACGACGGAGGAGCGGGAGGCGCGCGCCTTCGGGTCCAACGTGGTGCTGGCGCTCCACGACAACGCCTGGCTCTGCGACTGCCGCCTGAAGGGCTTCGTGGAGTTCACACGGTCCCTGGGCCCCCCGATTATACTGATGAACTCCTACTTGACCTGCTCCGGGCCGGACTTTAAGGCGGGCAAGTTCTTCCACGAGGTCGAGCTGCAGGCGTGCATGAAGCCCGCGGTGAGCAGCCCGTCCTCCAACATCAGCCTGCCGCAGGGCGCGAACCTCACGCTGCGCTGCCTGGCCAAGGCCCGGCCAGACCCCGCGGTGTGGTGGACATATGGCCTGAAGATAATCAGAGGATTTCGCG AGTCTCAGGAACGAGTGGACGAAGACACCGTCAGATCCCTCCTGGTGATCCCTTCCCTCCACGGTGCCGACCGCGGTATCTACACCTGCACAGCCGTCAACTTCATTGGGAACTCCTCTGTCAGCATTCTCCTGGAGGTTCACTCTGCAGACGGCTCCCACTCTTCGAGCTACCCGGGATTCCCGGCTGCAACCGGTGCCGGTGATGAAAACGTCTACATCGACATCCGCATCGCCAAACAGACGGTACGTGGTATCTCCATCGAGTGGTACGCTGCCTTGGACCGCCCTGCAGAAACCTGGTTCACCATCCACTTTGGCCGCGCAGATGATGACAAAAAAGAGATGATCTACATCGGTCCTGGGATTCACACGTATTCTGTCTCTGATCTGATGCCCGCCACCAAATATGAAATCTGTGTGACCCTTAAGAATCAGACGCCACGTGCAGGCCAGTGCATCCTGTTtgtaacaggaagtgacatcaccgAGATGGAACAGAGGGAGAAACTGATTCATATAATAGTGATCGTTTTAGCCATGGTGCTGGCGGTGCCTATTGGTATGTTTGCCTGCACCACTGACACTAGGTTCACCTGTCTGGAGGGCGTCATGAAGTTCTGGAAGGACCGGCGGCGAGAAAGAAGCTCCCCGGAGGTGGTGCGGGAGCGGCAGGGCACCTTCGACAGCCTGCAGGCCGCCAGCGACGAGGGCCTGGTCAATAAGGATTCCAGCGAAGacaggaaggtgaggaggaggtcagATGACAGAGGGCTTAAGGGCAAAGCCGACCACAGCAGGCTCACAGCTGAACTATATTAA